A region from the Candidatus Binatia bacterium genome encodes:
- a CDS encoding DUF433 domain-containing protein, giving the protein MFDRVTFDPKIMGGRACIRGMRVPVSVIVNQIAHGASFDDILVGYPDLQREDIQQAIEYAAWLAQERVENA; this is encoded by the coding sequence ATGTTTGACCGAGTGACGTTTGATCCGAAAATCATGGGAGGGCGGGCCTGCATTCGCGGCATGCGGGTTCCAGTTTCCGTGATCGTCAACCAGATCGCGCATGGCGCGTCCTTCGACGACATTCTCGTCGGCTACCCCGACCTGCAACGAGAAGACATCCAACAGGCCATCGAGTACGCGGCGTGGTTGGCGCAGGAGCGTGTGGAGAACGCGTAG